CCTGTTTCTATTAGATGCACTCATATTGTTCTGTGATCATGATTGCTTGAATGTCTTTTCTTATATCTGTCTTAAAGTTGCAAGATGTATTCGAGGATCCAGAACTGAGAGTTTTGAGGTCCAAGAAATGTGATCTGGAAGGTATGTTGTTTTGTGGGAAGAAATCCCCATGTGGTGGCAATGAGTGTGCATTAGGAAGGGAAAGAATACTTTCCTGCCCTCAAGGTCCTTGCCCAGAATTCTTCTTCCCCATCACAAGCAAGTTCTCAggtcatgtgcacacacagagaaGAATACCATTATTTACAGAAAGTAAAAAGGTCCTGGAAGACAAGTGCAATGCATTGAGTTCTGTGAAAACAATGAAGGAAGCAGAATTGAAACAGCTGAAGAAGAAAGTAGATACCTTGGTTGAAATGGTTGAATTCTATGAACAAAAAAGAATGGCTGCAGCAGAGTAAGATATTCCTATGCTAATTGTCACAAATACTGTTGTATGAATTTGTGTGGTGGCCAATATAGAAAACTGTCTTTCTTTTAGAATAGGATCTAGAGTATTTTTGCCAAATCAAATTCTACTGCTAAGTAGAATTGTCTGCCCTTCCTACCTTGATTTCTGGAACCcgcattttcctttctcttcaaacTGCTTGTCACACGTTGTTTGGGATAGAAGAGGGAAAATATCAGCATTAATCCCTTTGATacctggatcccctctgggtctgtCTACATTGCCCTTTAGGTTTCAGTCTCATTACAAGTTCTTATCAACTGTGAATTAAGTCATTTTTCTTGTTCAGTATGAGACTTGGTTCAAGAATCtgttggaaaaaaatggaattctctGCAGAAACAGCGGAGGTTTCTTTCCGGAAAGTAGGTTGGGACACCGGCAGTACTGGATTGCTTCATCCAGTGTACGGTAGAGATCATTCATTGCAGGCTCAATCCCTAAGAAGGCTGGGGTATTCCCGTCCACCTGATTTTGTAGGTGTCACACTCCTAGGTCCCAACCAAGCCTGCAGTTTCACCAGGGCTTACCTTTGTTGGCTGACCCTGAACTTAACTTGTTTCCTCCTAAGCCTGTGCCCATAAAGTTGTTCAGCTTCTTTGCAGTTCACTTGCCTGTTCCCAGAATTTACTGATGAGTCCTGGAGAGATTGGTTCCACCTGCCAGGCTGGCTTTCTTTTAGGCTGCCTTCTTCTCCATCTTGTTCTCCTGTTTCTTCATGTGCTAGTTAGAAATTTGGTGCGTTCACTCCTGAACGTCCTCTCTTGTCTGGTTCCTCTTTTATCCATTCTCctccagtttcctttttttctcaagGATATCAAGACCTTAGAGTCCCTCATGattgttgaaaaataaaactattcctTCTCTTCACTGGAGACTCAGCTTTGTGTTATTCCTTCACACATCTGGGGTGGCGGCTGCTCTGACTCACTGGCATCTTATTTTTGTTCATTGGTAAGTTttttgagaggaaggtacagtgCCTTGACCACCTTCTTTCTTCAGCACCTTACAACTGAGCCACTACAATACAGCCCCCCCATAAAACTTTGGCTGAAGGATTGCTTGAGAGACGCaaatgcatttgtatttttctgtgtaGAGCTTTTGTCTGAGTTTCTAAGAGTCTTTTTGCATGTGATTCTTGAGTCAATCAAGTGTTAGGttgaaactctttaaaaatcaaCACAATGAACGAAAGAATGTGAGAGCAACAAGCCAACCAGGCTTTCTAGGCAATGCCCTTTGCTACCTTCACTATTAATGAACTCAGTCTACTGAAAGTAGGTTGACTCCATGCAGTTGATACTTTTCCACCTGAAATCTGTTTCCAGGATTTAACACCCTGACTATATGACAGCTCACATAATCTTATACTTCAGTACATATGCTatcacaatattctttttttgggggggggagacagTGCTTTGACCACCTTTCTCTCTTCAACACCTTACAACTGAGCCGTTACAATACAGCCCTTCCAGAAAACATTTGCTGCATGATTGCCTGAGAGACCAGACACAAATTCAAGTGTCTTTCTGTGTCTAGAGCTTTAGTCTCAGTTTCTAAGAGACTTTTTGCATGTGATTCTTGAGTCAATCAAGTGTTAGAATATGAGCACAACACAGCCAATCAGCCTTTCTAAGCATTGCCCTTTGCTACCTTCACTATCAATGAACTCAGTCTTCTGAAAGTAGGTTGACTCCATGTGGTTGATAGTTTTCTACCTGAAATCTGTTTCCTGGAGTTAACACCCTGACCATGTGACAGTTCACATAATTTTATACTTCAGTACATATTGCCAGCACTAAGATAGGCTTTTTCCTCCACTGGGATGTTCAAAGAGGAGGCAGATGTTGTACTTCTAAACCCTATAGATGACTGGGAGTGAGCTTCAATACTAATGAAGCCATATTCTGGAAGGCTTTCTTTTGGGCTGATTGTCCAGGCACATCCTTGGCCTGAGAATCAGGGCTCCCCAAGGAGGTATAGGACTAATGATGATCCCCTGCTTTATCCTAAAGGGTATAGTTGGTCAGACATGGCTTTTCACTTTGAATTGAAATGAGCCTTTACCGTCTCAAACAAAAGACCAACTCTGAGAGGGCACAAAGTGTAATTTTATTTGAAGACTTAATGATGAATGAATTGAAATAGAGAATATAAAGACAGCTCTGATTGCAGGGGACTTGGCAGCAGCCAGAGTTTGGTTTTCTTTAACCCTAAATGGGGCTTTCAATTCATTTCTGATTGTGCTGTCAGTCTGTGTCTTtatgggggagggaagaagggacatTCAAATCTAGGCCATCAAGAGTGCTGGGAGGAAAAACTGCAGAACTTGTGGGTCTTGGCTACTGGACTATGTAAATACCTTTCCCATCTTAGGAAACTGGAAAAGACACACTATGAACTGGTGGCAAAGAAGAATCAATTCTCAactaaagaagaattttttaaagtagccacAGAAGAAATAGACAGATACAAGTGAGTTCAGGTATTAAATACTAGGGCCACCTGAAGACTCTGTTCCCATTTTGTTTTAAACCTCTGTACAATGTTTAGACTCAATTAACaagtaatagaaacaaaaattcagaAGACATATCCAGAGAGAATAACAGACATAAAAACAGAAGTTTTAGAAAGAACAATACAATTATGTTACTAAACATATCCTGATCCCCAGCACTGGCCTGATGCTGTGGAAACTACATCCACACCAGTGTCCCTGGGGGTGGTGTAAATTGTCCTCATTTTAGGAAAGCGTTTGTTGTAGGTTAAATCATACCCAAAACACAGTAATGCCATCTGACGGCCCTGGTCTTTGCCACCCTGGGAAACATGGTAAGGATAGAACTTAAAGGAGAGAAGAGCTTTACGACAAAAGACACTTGCCACAGGATAAATTAGGGAATGACTGAAGACAGGTAAGGAAATTATATCAACTCTGAACCCTGCAGGTGTGGGAAAGTGAGTAAGGGAAGGATGTAACAATAGCTTTGATCCAACTGTACATTTATAATCATGTGATAAGTGTTTTCCTGTGTCAGGATAAATTGGATGAGGGGACAGATAAGAGGAGGATGGCCACATGGGCCAGTTATTTAAAATCCTACCCAATAATGGGCTTTATCTAATGAAAGCTATTGTAACTCACAGGCAACAAGTCCAAGAAATGCAAGAACAGCTGCAGGAGTCAGAACTGACCTTCAGACTCCAGGTAACCTGAGCTCTGCCCACTGTGCTGAACCCTTGGCACCTCCTGCAGGAGACAGCAGTGGCTCATCGAGTCCCCAACCACGGGCTTTTGGTGTGCTGGCTTTTTCAGATAGCAATTCATGAGAAGAATGCTCAAGACAACTGGGTAAGTGTTTGctttttcatcctttttgttTGGTGCACAGTCTGGCA
The sequence above is drawn from the Canis lupus baileyi chromosome 8, mCanLup2.hap1, whole genome shotgun sequence genome and encodes:
- the LOC140638526 gene encoding transport and Golgi organization protein 1 homolog isoform X3, which translates into the protein MFLSDEDPKLKENIKTVEQLSENLNDTHQCAHTNMQSEKKKNVKNQDKLQDVFEDPELRVLRSKKCDLEESKKVLEDKCNALSSVKTMKEAELKQLKKKVDTLVEMVEFYEQKRMAAAEKLEKTHYELVAKKNQFSTKEEFFKVATEEIDRYKQQVQEMQEQLQESELTFRLQIAIHEKNAQDNWVKAQIWEWEIAQQSREKAYLKHRLAILEGKMLPERHRRQELIPGRPEMQIPQRRESRPVPEKNSSTIPKKNPEMAKDCFRFEDFLEQ